A window of Cryptomeria japonica chromosome 3, Sugi_1.0, whole genome shotgun sequence contains these coding sequences:
- the LOC131070014 gene encoding uncharacterized protein LOC131070014, with translation MGKSMVITLILVVSLSLFNFHVSSAKRTILIGDRRMLPSCTDCHRYTSDPTCCHLPHHPNLSPLMEKVEHSSPHQKSVEKHFSPDEKSVERLSGHEKTA, from the coding sequence ATGGGGAAATCTATGGTCATCACGCTCATACTTGTTGTCTCGCTCAGTTTATTTAATTTCCATGTCTCCTCCGCTAAGCGTACCATTCTGATTGGAGACCGTCGAATGTTACCTAGTTGTACAGATTGCCACAGATATACTTCTGATCCTACTTGCTGCCATTTGCCACATCATCCTAATTTGTCCCCACTCATGGAGAAAGTGGAGCATTCCTCACCACATCAAAAATCAGTGGAGAAGCATTTCTCACCAGATGAGAAATCAGTAGAGCGTTTATCAGGACATGAAAAAACGGCTTAA